From the Ictalurus furcatus strain D&B chromosome 19, Billie_1.0, whole genome shotgun sequence genome, one window contains:
- the ndufb2 gene encoding NADH dehydrogenase [ubiquinone] 1 beta subcomplex subunit 2, mitochondrial — protein sequence MSALWGTGRVLRAGAQLCRRGPRLSVIRKAGGGPHIVAQYRQPPQITKHQKFRSELLSGFMWFWIMWHFWHDSDAVFGHFPWPNTDTWTNEELGIPPDDE from the exons atgtcggCTCTGTGGGGGACAGGGAGAGTTCTCAGAGCAGGAGCGCAGCTGTGTAGACGCGGACCTCGGCTCAGTGTCATCCGGAA ggcaGGTGGAGGTCCACACATCGTGGCTCAGTACCGTCAGCCTCCTCAGATCACTAAACACCAGAAATTCCGCTCCGAGCTGCTCAGCGGCTTCATGTGGTTCTGGATCATGTGGCACTTCTGGCACGACTCCGACGCCGTATtc GGTCATTTTCCGTGGCCAAACACAGACACCTGGACCAACGAGGAGTTGGGAATTCCTCCTGATGACgagtga